One Triticum dicoccoides isolate Atlit2015 ecotype Zavitan chromosome 5B, WEW_v2.0, whole genome shotgun sequence genomic window carries:
- the LOC119312225 gene encoding eukaryotic translation initiation factor 3 subunit B-like encodes MALAISMEAIDARARELGIDLDSVDVGSITLPPGEDFDILSDDEDLLQNEDIPELEMGFSNIIVVDNLPVVPPEKYEKLENVVRKIYSQIGVIKEGGLWMPTHPETKKTYGYCFIEYNTPQEAELAREKTNGYKLDKSHIFAVNMFDDFEKYMKVPDEWAPAEIKPYTPGENLLKWLTDDKARDQFVIRAGTFTEVYWNDARRAMPELVYQKQYWTDSYIQWSPLGTHLATVHRQGAQVWGGDDKFVRLMRFAHPQVKLIDFSPGEKYLITYSSQEPSNPRDTHRVVLNIFDVRTGKVMRDFKGSADDFTTGGNMGVSGVSWPIFRWGGGRDDKYFARLGKNVISVYETDTFSLIDKKSLKVENVVDFSWSPTDPIISLFVPELGGGNQPARVSLVQIPGKEEIRQKNLFSVSDCKMYWQNNGEYLAVQVDRYTKTKKSIYTGFELFRIKERDIPIEVFELENKNDKIIAFAWEPKGHRFAVIHGDGPKPDISFYTMKAVNNNVSRVSKLTTLKGKQANALFWSPAGRFIVLAGLKGFNGQLEFFNVDDLETMATGEHFMATDIMWDPTGRFLATAVTSVHEMENGFQIWSFNGKLIYKISKDHFYQFQWRPRPPSLLPPEKEEDISKNLKRYSKKYEQEDLDVSNQVGELERKRRTQLQEEWQGWVAKWKQLHEEERSYRMELRGGEESDKEEEAEYKEIEAEELVDVTEEIVAFDLDQE; translated from the exons ATGGCGCTAGCGATCTCCATGGAAGCCATAGATGCGCGCGCGCGCGAGCTGGGGATCGATCTCGACTCCGTCGACGTCGGCTCCATCACCCTCCCGCCCGGCGAGGACTTCGACATCCTCAG TGATGATGAGGATTTACTTCAGAATGAAGACATTCCAGAGCTTGAGATGGGCTTTTCAAACATTATTGTGGTGGACAATCTGCCGGTTGTTCCCCCAGAAAAGTATGAGAAGCTGGAGAACGTTGTACGCAAGATATACAGTCAAATTGGTGTCATCAAAGAAGGTGGCCTTTGGATGCCTACACACCCAGAGACCAAGAAGACCTACGGCTACTGCTTCATTGAATATAACACTCCGCAG GAAGCTGAGCTTGCTAGGGAAAAAACAAATGGCTACAAACTGGACAAATCTCACATATTTGCTGTTAATATGTTCGATGACTTTGAGAAGTACATGAAAGTTCCTGATGAATGGGCACCGGCTGAAATCAAGCCATACACTCCTGGA GAAAATCTTCTGAAGTGGCTAACTGATGATAAGGCCAGAGATCAGTTTGTTATCCGTGCTGGGACGTTCACTGAAGTGTACTGGAACGACGCCAGACGGGCAATGCCTGAGCTTGTGTACCAAAAGCAG TACTGGACGGATAGTTATATCCAATGGTCCCCTCTTGGAACACACTTGGCTACCGTGCATAGGCAGGGCGCGCAGGTGTGGGGTGGTGATGATAAGTTTGTTCGTCTAATGCGCTTTGCTCATCCACAG GTGAAACTCATTGATTTCTCTCCTGGTGAGAAATATTTGATCACTTACAGCAGCCAGGAGCCCAGCAACCCTAGGGACACACAT AGGGTCGTACTAAATATCTTTGATGTACGCACTGGAAAAGTGATGCGGGACTTCAAGGGAAGTGCTGATGATTTCACTACTGGTGGAAATATGGGTGTCTCTGGTGTGTCATGGCCTATCTTCAG GTGGGGTGGTGGAAGAGATGATAAGTATTTTGCTAGACTTGGAAAGAATGTTATATCTGTCTATGAGACTGATACGTTCTCTCTTATCGATAAGAAGTCCCTAAAGGTAGAAAATGTGGTTGACTTCAGTTGGTCTCCTACTGATCCCATCATATCACTCTTTGTGCCTGAATTAGGTGGTGGAAACCAGCCTGCCAGG GTGAGTCTTGTGCAAATTCCGGGCAAAGAGGAGATTCGGCAGAAAAACCTTTTCAGTGTTAGCGACTGCAAAATGTACTGGCAGAACAATGGAGAATATCTGGCTGTCCAGGTAGACAGGTACACCAAAACAAAGAAGAGCATTTACACTGGGTTCGAGCTGTTCAGAATCAAGGAACGGGACATCCCAATTGAGGTCTTTGAATTGGAAAACAAGAATGACAAGATAATTGCCTTTGCATGGGAGCCTAAAGGTCACCGCTTTGCTGTTATTCATGGTGATGGGCCTAAGCCTGATATAAGTTTCTACACCATGAAAGCAGTCAATAATAATGTTAGTCGTGTGTCCAAGCTCACCACACTCAAGGGCAAGCAGGCCAATGCATTGTTCTGGTCTCCTGCTGGGCGTTTCATTGTTCTGGCAGGGCTGAAGGGTTTCAATGGCCAGCTGGAGTTCTTCAACGTTGATGATCTTGAGACCATGGCGACAGGAGAACATTTTATGGCGACTGACATCATGTGGGATCCTACTGGAAG ATTTCTCGCAACTGCAGTTACCTCGGTTCATGAGATGGAAAATGGTTTCCAAATTTGGTCCTTCAATGGGAAGCTAATTTACAAGATTTCAAAAGATCACTTCTATCAG TTCCAATGGCGCCCAAGGCCACCATCACTACTTCCTCCTGAGAAGGAGGAGGACATCTCAAAGAACCTCAAGCGGTACAGCAAGAAGTATGAACAAGAGGATCTGGATGTGTCCAACCAGGTGGGCGAGCTAGAGCGCAAGAGACGGACGCAGCTTCAAGAGGAATGGCAAGGATGGGTGGCCAAGTGGAAGCAGCTGCACGAGGAGGAGCGATCGTACAGGATGGAACTGAGAGGCGGGGAGGAGAGCGACAAGGAAGAAGAGGCGGAGTACAAGGAGATTGAGGCGGAGGAGTTGGTTGATGTCACAGAAGAAATTGTTGCCTTTGACCTGGACCAGGAGTAG